One genomic segment of Musa acuminata AAA Group cultivar baxijiao chromosome BXJ3-3, Cavendish_Baxijiao_AAA, whole genome shotgun sequence includes these proteins:
- the LOC103977161 gene encoding peroxisomal (S)-2-hydroxy-acid oxidase GLO4 isoform X1 encodes MEDGPVNLREFQELAKRNLPKMYYDYISGGAEDQFTLRENVEAFQRIMLRPRILVDVSKIDMSTTLLGYNMSSPILVAPTGSQQLAHPQGELATARAAAACNTIMVLSFASNYSLEDVASTCNAVRFYQLYVCSGFLNKLFGPLFDTFCLRFHCFITCSFEQFLQVFKRRDVSATLLQRAERNGYKAIVVTVDTPRLGRREADEKNKMIIPRNSNLEGLISVDADLTGGSKLEAFASETLDPSLSWKDIEWLKSITKLPIIAKGIITAEDARKAVDAGVSGIVVSNHGGRQLDYTPPTISVLEEVVKAVSGAVPVLLDGGVRRGTDVFKALALGAKAVMIGRPVVYGLAANGEHGVRSVIKMLQNELELTMALAGCPTLRDITRNHVMINHERPRSLL; translated from the exons ATGGAGGATGGCCCAGTGAATTTGAGGGAGTTTCAAGAGCTTGCCAAGCGAAATCTGCCGAAGATGTACTATGACTACATCAGTGGAGGAGCAGAAGACCAATTCACCTTACGGGAGAATGTGGAAGCATTTCAAAGAATCAT GTTAAGGCCAAGAATTCTTGTAGATGTTAGCAAAATAGATATGTCAACAACATTGTTGGGGTATAATATGTCGTCACCTATCTTGGTTGCACCCACTGGGAGTCAGCAATTAGCACATCCTCAAG GAGAATTGGcgacggcaagggctgcagcagcATGCAACACAATAATG GTACTGTCATTCGCATCCAATTACTCTCTCGAGGACGTTGCTTCCACTTGCAATGCTGTTCGCTTCTACCAGTTATATGTGTGCTCTGGTTTCCTGAATAAGTTGTTTGGTCCCCTTTTCGATACATTTTGTTTGCGCTTCCATTGTTTTATCACTTGTTCTTTTGAGCAATTCCTTCAGGTATTCAAGAGACGAGATGTTTCAGCGACACTATTGCAAAGAGCCGAGAGAAATGGGTATAAGGCCATTGTTGTAACAGTCGATACCCCGAGGcttggaagaagggaagcagatgAAAAAAACAA GATGATTATACCAAGGAATTCGAACCTTGAAGGTCTGATATCAGTAGATGCCGATCTA ACAGGTGGCTCTAAACTTGAGGCCTTCGCATCTGAAACTTTGGATCCTTCTTTGAGTTGGAAG GATATCGAATGGTTAAAATCCATCACAAAATTGCCAATTATAGCGAAGGGTATCATCACTGCAGAAGATG CTAGAAAAGCAGTAGATGCTGGAGTATCTGGGATCGTCGTCTCAAACCATGGTGGTCGGCAGCTTGATTATACACCACCTACAATATCTGTCCTCGAGGAG GTAGTAAAAGCTGTTTCAGGAGCAGTTCCTGTACTGCTCGATGGAGGAGTTCGTCGTGGAACAGACGTGTTCAAGGCCTTAGCACTCGGTGCCAAAGCTGTAATG ATCGGAAGGCCTGTGGTTTATGGCCTTGCGGCGAATGGGGAGCATGGAGTAAGAAGCGTGATCAAGATGCTTCAGAATGAATTGGAGCTTACCATGGCCCTTGCAGGCTGCCCCACTCTCAGGGACATCACCAGGAACCATGTCATGATCAACCACGAGAGGCCGAGATCGCTGCTATGA
- the LOC103977161 gene encoding peroxisomal (S)-2-hydroxy-acid oxidase GLO4 isoform X2, with product MEDGPVNLREFQELAKRNLPKMYYDYISGGAEDQFTLRENVEAFQRIMLRPRILVDVSKIDMSTTLLGYNMSSPILVAPTGSQQLAHPQGELATARAAAACNTIMVLSFASNYSLEDVASTCNAVRFYQLYVFKRRDVSATLLQRAERNGYKAIVVTVDTPRLGRREADEKNKMIIPRNSNLEGLISVDADLTGGSKLEAFASETLDPSLSWKDIEWLKSITKLPIIAKGIITAEDARKAVDAGVSGIVVSNHGGRQLDYTPPTISVLEEVVKAVSGAVPVLLDGGVRRGTDVFKALALGAKAVMIGRPVVYGLAANGEHGVRSVIKMLQNELELTMALAGCPTLRDITRNHVMINHERPRSLL from the exons ATGGAGGATGGCCCAGTGAATTTGAGGGAGTTTCAAGAGCTTGCCAAGCGAAATCTGCCGAAGATGTACTATGACTACATCAGTGGAGGAGCAGAAGACCAATTCACCTTACGGGAGAATGTGGAAGCATTTCAAAGAATCAT GTTAAGGCCAAGAATTCTTGTAGATGTTAGCAAAATAGATATGTCAACAACATTGTTGGGGTATAATATGTCGTCACCTATCTTGGTTGCACCCACTGGGAGTCAGCAATTAGCACATCCTCAAG GAGAATTGGcgacggcaagggctgcagcagcATGCAACACAATAATG GTACTGTCATTCGCATCCAATTACTCTCTCGAGGACGTTGCTTCCACTTGCAATGCTGTTCGCTTCTACCAGTTATAT GTATTCAAGAGACGAGATGTTTCAGCGACACTATTGCAAAGAGCCGAGAGAAATGGGTATAAGGCCATTGTTGTAACAGTCGATACCCCGAGGcttggaagaagggaagcagatgAAAAAAACAA GATGATTATACCAAGGAATTCGAACCTTGAAGGTCTGATATCAGTAGATGCCGATCTA ACAGGTGGCTCTAAACTTGAGGCCTTCGCATCTGAAACTTTGGATCCTTCTTTGAGTTGGAAG GATATCGAATGGTTAAAATCCATCACAAAATTGCCAATTATAGCGAAGGGTATCATCACTGCAGAAGATG CTAGAAAAGCAGTAGATGCTGGAGTATCTGGGATCGTCGTCTCAAACCATGGTGGTCGGCAGCTTGATTATACACCACCTACAATATCTGTCCTCGAGGAG GTAGTAAAAGCTGTTTCAGGAGCAGTTCCTGTACTGCTCGATGGAGGAGTTCGTCGTGGAACAGACGTGTTCAAGGCCTTAGCACTCGGTGCCAAAGCTGTAATG ATCGGAAGGCCTGTGGTTTATGGCCTTGCGGCGAATGGGGAGCATGGAGTAAGAAGCGTGATCAAGATGCTTCAGAATGAATTGGAGCTTACCATGGCCCTTGCAGGCTGCCCCACTCTCAGGGACATCACCAGGAACCATGTCATGATCAACCACGAGAGGCCGAGATCGCTGCTATGA